The following proteins come from a genomic window of Streptomyces liliiviolaceus:
- a CDS encoding LacI family DNA-binding transcriptional regulator, whose amino-acid sequence MNVTGHTRRSVSIRDVATAAGVSYQTVSRVINAHPSVKPSTRERVLAAIDELGFRRSSTALALASGRSRAVTVLTANTTHHGYASILQGIEEAARASSYAVGIGVLESPDGADGAEVAAQVQRAADTGGGLIVIAYDPAGVRALEAVPEGLPVVGVVETPARPPGGDRPWVWTDDREAAYEATRHLLSLGHETVHYVAIPSSTRRTSARTSGWQQALKEAGAPQPRPVQGSWGPAGGHAAGLRFAGDRAVTAILCGNDDLALGVIRALHEKGRSVPGDVSVAGFDDAPHSAFLTPSLTTVRLDFTGLGRSAFGLLHSVLEESAQVGPHPVSVPELVVRESSGPPPGHA is encoded by the coding sequence ATGAATGTGACCGGTCACACAAGGCGCTCGGTGAGCATCAGGGACGTCGCAACCGCCGCCGGTGTCTCGTACCAGACCGTCTCCCGGGTGATCAACGCACACCCCAGCGTCAAGCCGTCCACCCGGGAGCGGGTCCTCGCGGCCATCGACGAGCTGGGCTTCCGGCGCAGCTCCACCGCGCTCGCCCTGGCCAGCGGACGCAGCCGGGCCGTGACCGTGCTGACCGCCAACACCACGCACCACGGCTACGCCTCGATCCTCCAGGGCATCGAGGAGGCGGCCCGGGCCTCCTCGTACGCCGTGGGGATCGGTGTTCTCGAATCACCCGACGGGGCCGACGGGGCCGAGGTCGCCGCCCAGGTGCAGCGGGCGGCGGACACCGGCGGCGGCCTGATCGTGATCGCGTACGATCCGGCCGGTGTACGCGCCCTGGAAGCCGTCCCCGAAGGGCTGCCGGTCGTGGGTGTGGTGGAGACCCCCGCCCGGCCGCCCGGCGGCGACCGCCCCTGGGTGTGGACCGACGACCGCGAGGCCGCCTACGAGGCGACCCGCCATCTGCTCTCCCTCGGCCACGAGACCGTGCACTATGTCGCCATCCCCTCCAGCACCCGGCGCACCAGCGCCCGTACCTCCGGCTGGCAGCAGGCACTGAAGGAGGCGGGAGCTCCGCAACCCCGTCCCGTACAGGGGAGTTGGGGTCCGGCGGGCGGCCACGCGGCGGGTCTGAGGTTCGCCGGTGACCGTGCGGTCACCGCGATCCTGTGCGGGAACGACGACCTCGCGCTCGGTGTGATCCGCGCCCTCCACGAGAAGGGCCGGTCGGTGCCCGGCGACGTGAGCGTGGCCGGCTTCGACGACGCCCCGCACTCCGCCTTCCTCACCCCGTCACTGACGACCGTACGCCTGGACTTCACCGGTCTCGGGCGGTCCGCGTTCGGCCTTCTGCACTCCGTGCTGGAGGAGTCCGCGCAGGTCGGCCCACATCCCGTCTCCGTGCCGGAGCTGGTGGTGCGGGAGAGTTCGGGGCCGCCGCCCGGGCACGCATGA
- a CDS encoding carbohydrate ABC transporter permease, which produces MPSAARAVWRLGRPALVLLLAALAVGVPLWLVAVTSAKPQAEAVRPNLDLPRRWQPAGNYEDALGQGEMLRGFLNSLLVVVPSVVLVLVLGAGAAWVFARRESRLVSAAYALCISGLLLPPAVITVVMELRQLGLAGTRPGMIAVYTGMYLSTSIFFMTGFIRAVPPELEEAARMDGAKPLRIFLRIVLPLLRPVIATATIMVTLYAWSDVFYAFFVLGGGERSTLPLNLYKVAGAQLYLNNWHLVFAYVVVMSLPMVAIFLVAQRSIVSGITSGAVK; this is translated from the coding sequence GTGCCGTCCGCCGCGCGTGCGGTGTGGCGTCTCGGCCGGCCCGCGCTCGTTCTGCTGCTCGCCGCACTCGCCGTCGGCGTACCGCTGTGGCTGGTCGCCGTCACCTCCGCCAAGCCGCAGGCCGAGGCCGTCCGGCCGAACCTGGACCTGCCCCGGCGGTGGCAGCCCGCGGGCAACTACGAAGACGCCCTCGGCCAGGGCGAGATGCTGCGGGGCTTCCTCAACTCCCTGCTGGTCGTGGTGCCCTCGGTCGTCCTCGTGCTGGTCCTGGGCGCCGGCGCGGCCTGGGTCTTCGCGCGGCGCGAGTCCAGGCTGGTCTCGGCGGCGTACGCGCTGTGCATCAGCGGACTGCTGCTGCCGCCCGCCGTCATCACCGTGGTGATGGAACTGCGGCAGCTCGGCCTCGCGGGCACCCGGCCCGGCATGATCGCCGTCTACACCGGGATGTATCTCTCCACGTCGATCTTCTTCATGACCGGCTTCATCCGGGCCGTCCCGCCGGAGCTGGAGGAGGCCGCGCGGATGGACGGCGCGAAGCCGCTGCGGATCTTCCTGCGGATCGTGCTGCCGCTGCTCAGACCGGTCATCGCCACCGCCACGATCATGGTGACGCTCTATGCCTGGAGCGACGTCTTCTACGCCTTCTTCGTCCTCGGCGGCGGCGAGCGGTCGACCCTGCCGCTCAACCTCTACAAGGTCGCCGGTGCGCAGCTCTACCTCAACAACTGGCATCTCGTCTTCGCGTACGTCGTGGTGATGAGCCTGCCCATGGTCGCCATCTTCCTGGTGGCGCAGCGAAGCATCGTGTCCGGAATCACCAGTGGAGCCGTCAAGTGA
- a CDS encoding SpoIIE family protein phosphatase, whose translation MNARLDLLGTVAPGATESEVFRLALQHATGELGALGGAIHLRGPMSALRLVSAVGLPSALTRSWEIVDQEGPSAPALALHQGDGVWVPLGPGDVFRTGSGLAALPVSSENRRIGALTLLTGDQGEPTPEQWDFLRAVVVWAEERILQAPMPSGPVHTELHGERLRQALKEVSVGSWDWDIRGGELIWDEAALELYGTRPADFTGRIENWMRIVHPDDLPFTLAAAQRAIRDHTVFEAEYRVRRLDGSYGWTRARGRATYDDGGEALRMIGVGWESNESRSARDALSRALRHMSDGFLSVDERWRITFANLEAERTLGFSEEELFGRVLWDLPSARRIPGLEARCREAAAQETPVGFDVRTPDTGILYHLRLVPGPDGRTLYFTDVTDKRRQAEERRSAELATAERAARIAELTTDLAKATTTQDVVEAVARRVLPPFAATGLLMQVVEGDRLHRVGSVGYPDEFLALLESRPRGPGDPAWEPIMSGTPLFLSSPEEFAAYSPTRVDMPARAAKQAWAFLPLAASGHTFGVCIVSFDRPRLLTDEERTLLTTISALVAQALERARLYDAEHARSRELQRSLLPQGLPELAACTAAARYLPAGQGMDVGGDWYDIIPLSGGQVALVVGDVMGHGLPEAATMGRLRTAVHTLADLELPPDEIMSHLNDIVGGMNEESYATCLYALYDSTTRTCSIARAGHPPPALVHPDGSVHFPEPAADPPLGAAKPPFETVEITVPEGSLLVLYTDGLVESAKRDIDAGMADLARLLHSTHQDGTDADLERLCDTLTAGLLPADQQAADDAAFLVARLHALPEDRMAAWPLPKDPKAAGQARRHVRGQLADWGLDDLVPTTELLVSELVGNVVRHAKGPVRLRLLYGAELICEVFDGSLTMPRIRRASESDEGGRGLQLVTALSERWGVRYTRTGKCIWTEQGLLGPDGDADPAPDAQDLMFDPNLFAADLDALLSEDSGTSADSGGTGS comes from the coding sequence ATGAACGCACGGCTGGATCTTCTCGGCACGGTGGCCCCCGGTGCCACGGAAAGCGAGGTCTTCCGGCTGGCGCTTCAGCACGCGACGGGAGAGCTGGGCGCGCTGGGCGGGGCGATCCACCTGCGCGGTCCCATGTCCGCCCTGAGACTGGTGTCGGCGGTCGGTCTGCCGTCCGCCCTCACCCGCTCATGGGAGATCGTCGACCAGGAGGGGCCGTCCGCCCCGGCCCTGGCACTCCACCAGGGCGACGGCGTGTGGGTCCCGCTGGGCCCCGGCGACGTCTTCCGGACCGGGTCCGGCCTCGCCGCCCTGCCGGTGTCCAGCGAGAACCGACGCATCGGCGCGCTCACCCTGCTGACGGGTGACCAGGGGGAACCCACCCCCGAGCAGTGGGACTTCCTGCGGGCCGTCGTCGTCTGGGCCGAGGAGCGCATCCTCCAGGCGCCGATGCCGTCCGGGCCCGTCCACACCGAACTCCACGGTGAACGCCTGCGGCAGGCGCTCAAGGAGGTCAGCGTCGGATCGTGGGACTGGGACATCCGTGGCGGTGAGCTGATCTGGGACGAGGCGGCCCTGGAGCTGTACGGCACCAGGCCCGCCGACTTCACCGGGCGCATCGAGAACTGGATGCGGATCGTCCACCCCGACGACCTGCCTTTCACGCTCGCGGCGGCGCAGCGGGCGATCCGCGACCACACCGTGTTCGAGGCCGAGTACCGGGTGCGGCGGCTGGACGGCTCGTACGGCTGGACCCGGGCCCGCGGCCGCGCCACGTACGACGACGGGGGCGAGGCCCTGCGGATGATCGGCGTGGGCTGGGAGAGCAACGAGTCCCGCAGCGCCCGTGACGCCCTCAGCCGCGCCCTGCGCCATATGAGTGACGGCTTCCTGTCCGTGGACGAGCGGTGGCGGATCACCTTCGCCAACCTGGAGGCCGAACGCACCCTGGGCTTCTCCGAGGAGGAGTTGTTCGGGCGCGTCCTGTGGGACCTCCCCTCCGCCCGGCGGATCCCCGGCCTTGAGGCGCGCTGCCGGGAGGCCGCGGCCCAGGAGACGCCCGTCGGCTTCGACGTCCGCACACCCGACACCGGGATCCTCTACCACCTGCGGCTGGTTCCGGGACCCGACGGCCGCACCCTCTACTTCACCGACGTGACCGACAAGCGGCGCCAGGCCGAGGAACGCCGGTCGGCCGAGCTCGCCACGGCCGAGCGGGCGGCCCGGATCGCCGAGCTGACCACGGATCTCGCGAAGGCGACGACCACCCAGGACGTGGTGGAGGCGGTCGCCCGGCGCGTGCTGCCGCCGTTCGCCGCCACCGGGCTGCTGATGCAGGTCGTCGAGGGCGACCGGCTCCACCGCGTCGGATCCGTCGGCTACCCGGACGAGTTCCTGGCCCTGCTCGAAAGCCGCCCCCGGGGCCCCGGCGACCCGGCCTGGGAGCCGATCATGTCCGGCACCCCGCTGTTCCTGTCCTCCCCGGAGGAGTTCGCCGCGTACTCACCGACCCGCGTCGACATGCCCGCCCGGGCCGCCAAACAGGCCTGGGCGTTCCTGCCGCTGGCCGCGTCCGGGCACACGTTCGGTGTCTGCATCGTCTCCTTCGACCGGCCGCGCCTGCTCACCGACGAGGAACGCACCCTGCTGACCACGATCAGCGCCCTCGTCGCCCAGGCCCTGGAACGGGCCCGGCTGTACGACGCCGAACACGCCCGGTCCCGCGAACTCCAGCGCAGCCTGCTCCCCCAGGGGCTGCCCGAACTGGCCGCGTGCACGGCCGCCGCCCGCTATCTCCCCGCGGGCCAGGGCATGGACGTGGGCGGCGACTGGTACGACATCATCCCGCTCTCCGGCGGCCAGGTCGCCCTCGTCGTCGGTGACGTCATGGGCCACGGCCTGCCCGAGGCCGCCACCATGGGCCGGCTGCGCACCGCCGTGCACACCCTGGCCGACCTCGAACTGCCTCCCGACGAGATCATGAGCCACCTGAACGACATCGTCGGCGGCATGAACGAGGAGTCGTACGCCACCTGTCTGTACGCGCTCTACGACTCCACCACCCGGACCTGTTCCATCGCCCGTGCGGGCCATCCGCCGCCGGCCCTGGTGCACCCCGACGGCAGTGTCCACTTCCCGGAGCCGGCCGCCGATCCGCCGCTGGGCGCGGCGAAGCCGCCGTTCGAGACGGTCGAGATCACGGTGCCCGAGGGCAGCCTGCTCGTGCTCTACACCGACGGGCTGGTCGAGTCGGCGAAGCGGGACATCGACGCGGGCATGGCCGACCTGGCCCGGCTTCTGCACAGCACCCACCAGGACGGCACCGACGCGGACCTGGAGCGGCTCTGCGACACCCTGACGGCCGGTCTGCTGCCGGCCGATCAGCAGGCGGCCGACGACGCGGCGTTCCTCGTCGCCCGGCTGCACGCGCTGCCCGAGGACAGGATGGCCGCCTGGCCGCTTCCCAAGGACCCGAAGGCGGCGGGCCAGGCCCGCCGCCATGTGCGCGGGCAACTGGCCGACTGGGGCCTGGACGACCTCGTACCGACCACGGAACTCCTGGTCAGCGAGCTGGTGGGCAATGTCGTCCGCCATGCGAAGGGCCCTGTGCGGCTACGGCTGTTGTACGGCGCCGAGCTGATCTGCGAGGTCTTCGACGGCAGCCTGACGATGCCGCGTATCCGCCGCGCGTCCGAGAGCGACGAGGGAGGGCGCGGACTGCAGCTGGTCACGGCGCTCTCCGAGCGCTGGGGGGTGCGGTACACGCGGACGGGCAAATGCATCTGGACCGAGCAGGGGCTGCTCGGCCCGGACGGCGACGCGGACCCGGCGCCCGACGCCCAGGACCTGATGTTCGACCCGAACCTGTTCGCGGCGGACCTGGACGCCCTGTTGTCCGAGGATTCCGGCACCTCCGCGGACTCCGGGGGCACGGGCTCGTAG
- a CDS encoding ABC transporter substrate-binding protein, giving the protein MKRRALPALALICAAALSATACSDPTAGDSGSPAGADGEQAKVDPTARLDGVQLTMWTAQNTLNAPEQVVDAFEKATGARVETQAIPDLYEQNVPTRLASGDKPDLMFWQPSVSTLPFIQPKQNLLTLDGEDWVSELGDTERSLGVIDGKRYAAIVTSPAMLGVYYNKDVFRRAGLSEKDFPKSYDELLALGRTVKDRTGAAAFYEAGGDKWPMQWQMQVQLTDLDKEWWAGLNENKEKWTDPVVVGAIKKYKEKLLDAGLAQKNYRTGTFTGQADSLWKGESGMVLNVTSFQSQLQAKHSTAEIDERIGWFPIANSSATGMYSPDQTNGVVAFRTGDEKRQNASRQFMAFWLGPDYADYIETMRIPSVQPSVPTPAGLPQASKAQVEALPTAIGVFQAKAIVAPDTHLYLADMIYGKKDPRQVAQAIQDQFTQVAKAQGAPGF; this is encoded by the coding sequence ATGAAGAGAAGAGCCCTGCCCGCGCTGGCGTTGATATGCGCCGCCGCCCTGTCCGCCACCGCGTGCAGTGACCCGACCGCCGGGGACTCCGGTTCCCCGGCCGGTGCGGACGGCGAGCAGGCGAAGGTCGATCCGACGGCCCGGCTGGACGGCGTGCAGCTGACCATGTGGACCGCGCAGAACACGCTCAACGCGCCCGAGCAGGTCGTCGACGCCTTCGAGAAGGCCACCGGCGCCCGGGTGGAGACTCAGGCGATCCCGGACCTGTACGAGCAGAACGTGCCGACCAGGCTCGCCTCGGGCGACAAGCCGGACCTGATGTTCTGGCAGCCGTCCGTCTCCACGCTGCCGTTCATCCAGCCCAAGCAGAACCTGCTCACCCTGGACGGCGAGGACTGGGTATCCGAACTCGGCGACACGGAGCGGTCGTTGGGCGTCATCGACGGCAAGCGGTACGCGGCGATCGTCACCAGTCCCGCCATGCTCGGCGTCTACTACAACAAGGACGTCTTCCGGCGGGCCGGACTCTCCGAGAAGGACTTCCCGAAGTCGTACGACGAACTGCTCGCGCTCGGCCGGACCGTCAAGGACAGGACCGGCGCGGCCGCCTTCTACGAGGCGGGCGGCGACAAGTGGCCCATGCAGTGGCAGATGCAGGTCCAGCTCACCGATCTCGACAAGGAGTGGTGGGCCGGCCTCAACGAGAACAAGGAGAAGTGGACCGACCCGGTGGTGGTCGGCGCCATCAAGAAGTACAAGGAGAAGCTGCTCGACGCGGGGCTCGCTCAGAAGAACTACAGGACCGGCACCTTCACCGGGCAGGCCGACTCCCTCTGGAAGGGCGAGTCGGGCATGGTCCTCAACGTCACCTCTTTCCAGAGCCAGTTGCAGGCCAAGCACTCCACGGCCGAGATCGACGAGCGGATCGGCTGGTTCCCGATCGCCAACTCCTCCGCCACGGGCATGTACTCGCCCGACCAGACCAACGGTGTCGTGGCGTTCAGGACCGGTGACGAGAAGCGGCAGAACGCCTCACGCCAGTTCATGGCCTTCTGGCTCGGCCCGGACTACGCCGACTACATCGAGACGATGAGGATCCCCTCGGTCCAGCCGTCCGTGCCGACCCCCGCGGGCCTCCCCCAGGCCTCGAAAGCCCAGGTCGAGGCGCTGCCCACGGCCATCGGCGTCTTCCAGGCCAAGGCGATCGTCGCCCCCGACACCCATCTGTATCTCGCCGACATGATCTACGGGAAGAAGGACCCGCGGCAGGTCGCCCAGGCGATCCAGGACCAGTTCACCCAGGTGGCCAAGGCCCAGGGCGCACCCGGCTTCTAG
- a CDS encoding carbohydrate ABC transporter permease, whose amino-acid sequence MADTAVRTRGRARPPASARKSGGRRAGRLSRNAVHHPWWFALPAVAVFTAFFLVPNLLNFYYPFTDWSSYHPDIAFTGLDTFRTVADDGSLLRAIRTTLLYAVLAALFQNGFGLVLALLLEADSRFNRFFRAVFFLPVLISALATGYVFQALLDQDGAVNGVLGTDIPWLGSTTWTLVLVTVIHGWKWMGLSMLIYLAGLKGIPGELLEAAKCDGAGPWRTFRSVRWPMLAPAVTFNVTTALIGSMNTFDIVQATTGGGPAASTEVFNIYMFRIFGQGLYAQASAMSLVLFLVVVAVAVPLVVGLRRREQLL is encoded by the coding sequence ATGGCGGACACGGCTGTACGCACACGCGGGCGCGCGCGACCTCCGGCGTCCGCCAGGAAGAGCGGGGGAAGGAGAGCGGGGCGGCTGTCCCGCAACGCCGTCCACCATCCGTGGTGGTTCGCCCTCCCGGCGGTCGCCGTCTTCACGGCCTTCTTCCTGGTGCCGAACCTGCTCAACTTCTACTACCCGTTCACCGACTGGTCCTCGTACCACCCGGACATCGCCTTCACCGGCCTCGACACCTTCCGGACCGTCGCCGACGACGGCTCCCTGTTGCGGGCGATCCGCACGACCCTGCTGTACGCCGTCCTGGCCGCGCTCTTCCAGAACGGCTTCGGGCTGGTCCTCGCGCTGCTGCTGGAGGCGGACAGCCGCTTCAACCGGTTCTTCCGGGCCGTCTTCTTCCTGCCGGTGCTGATCTCGGCGCTCGCGACCGGCTATGTCTTCCAGGCCCTGCTGGACCAGGACGGCGCGGTCAACGGCGTCCTCGGCACCGACATCCCCTGGCTGGGCTCGACGACCTGGACGCTGGTCCTGGTCACCGTCATCCACGGCTGGAAGTGGATGGGCCTGTCGATGCTGATCTATCTGGCCGGTCTCAAGGGCATCCCCGGTGAGCTGCTGGAGGCGGCGAAGTGCGACGGCGCCGGGCCGTGGCGGACCTTCCGGTCCGTGCGGTGGCCGATGCTGGCGCCCGCCGTCACCTTCAACGTCACCACGGCGCTGATCGGTTCGATGAACACCTTCGACATCGTGCAGGCCACCACGGGCGGCGGCCCGGCCGCCTCCACCGAGGTCTTCAACATCTACATGTTCCGGATCTTCGGACAGGGCCTCTACGCCCAGGCCTCCGCGATGAGTCTCGTCCTCTTCCTGGTCGTGGTCGCCGTCGCGGTCCCGCTCGTCGTCGGACTGCGCCGAAGGGAGCAACTGCTGTGA
- a CDS encoding carbohydrate-binding protein, with product MAGTLPASEAAAAAPQRVTVDLAASEGPVMRGANGTLYGLSDDGVPSDAALAPLKITSISQKPEGGAQHPNGDALTVSRSFFRNGGGEINVMMQDVYAKWPYEDLGIDDYLPRVDKIVKEVAADPNSERFVYIPFNEPDQIWYGLGTSDQAQYEANRDRFFKDWKTVYRRIRAADPDARIAGPNESAYHTRLLTDFLAFAQRENVLPQVMTWHELGSGSLRDFQGHHDTYRSIERGLGIAPLKINIDEYANRRDLSVPGQLAQWVAMFERNKVYANQAYWDAAGNLDGNVVRSNIPNGGWWFFRWYAGLTGDTVRVTPPRANAIDTLQGLASYDTQRRQAQVLLGGSAGDSDVVVRNVSRSVFGGTVTATVAEAAWSGYEGRHAAPRVLARTKVQVAADGSVSVPLRGMHKMSAYRIVLTPGGSGTPATPVVPWTGSYEAEDAAITGGQVYTQGTVDNANGYAASGTKDVGSLNTAASKVDFTVTVPKTGTYDLAVLYGNQSGTPATQKLSVDNRDTVTVTYPSTENWTYRAKKDLAVELTAGTHVLTLGKGDAEVTLDRVDLTARTSAEPSASYEATLADLDGKPSFDYSSSAGVGTGALVLRAGDQAVFDVYAPRDGYFTVVPQASAAVRLGLHGETVTAAPGQPLRLYLVAGNNRLRVTAQQSAIRSLDVSGAGSTAGTLSYEGASATLAGGARLVDSTYASAGSYIGDLGNSASSTAEFTVDAPKAGRHVLVVHYAHNDRRDNGHAYNTDIMSRTADITVGGAAPVRATFKNTWGWHDYWTLSVPVELEKGSNKVTFANASGWAPDIDRIELGRIVG from the coding sequence ATGGCAGGCACCCTTCCCGCGTCGGAGGCCGCGGCCGCCGCGCCGCAGCGCGTCACCGTCGACCTGGCCGCCTCCGAGGGCCCAGTGATGCGCGGCGCCAACGGCACGCTGTACGGGCTCAGCGACGACGGCGTGCCCAGCGACGCCGCGCTGGCACCCCTGAAGATCACCAGCATCTCGCAGAAGCCGGAGGGCGGCGCCCAGCACCCCAACGGGGACGCGCTCACGGTCTCCAGATCGTTCTTCCGCAACGGCGGCGGCGAGATCAACGTGATGATGCAGGACGTCTACGCCAAGTGGCCGTACGAGGATCTCGGCATCGACGACTACCTGCCCAGGGTCGACAAGATAGTGAAGGAGGTGGCGGCGGACCCGAACAGCGAACGGTTCGTCTACATCCCGTTCAACGAACCCGACCAGATCTGGTACGGCCTCGGCACCTCCGACCAGGCGCAGTACGAGGCGAACCGCGACCGGTTCTTCAAGGACTGGAAGACGGTGTACCGGCGGATACGCGCGGCCGACCCCGATGCCAGGATCGCCGGTCCGAACGAATCCGCCTACCACACACGCCTGTTGACCGACTTCCTCGCCTTCGCGCAGCGGGAGAACGTCCTGCCGCAGGTCATGACCTGGCACGAGCTGGGTTCCGGCTCTCTCCGTGACTTCCAGGGGCACCACGACACCTACCGCTCCATCGAACGCGGCCTCGGCATCGCACCACTGAAGATCAACATCGATGAGTACGCCAACCGCCGTGACCTGTCCGTGCCCGGGCAACTCGCCCAGTGGGTCGCGATGTTCGAGCGGAACAAGGTGTACGCCAACCAGGCCTACTGGGACGCGGCAGGCAACCTCGACGGCAACGTGGTGCGCTCCAACATCCCCAACGGCGGCTGGTGGTTCTTCCGTTGGTACGCGGGGCTGACCGGGGACACCGTGCGGGTGACTCCGCCGCGGGCGAACGCGATCGACACCCTTCAGGGGCTGGCCTCGTACGACACGCAGAGGCGTCAGGCGCAGGTCCTGCTCGGGGGTTCCGCCGGGGACTCCGACGTCGTGGTCCGCAACGTCTCCCGGTCCGTCTTCGGCGGGACGGTCACCGCGACCGTCGCCGAGGCTGCCTGGTCCGGTTACGAGGGCCGACACGCGGCGCCGCGCGTCCTCGCACGGACGAAGGTCCAGGTGGCGGCCGACGGCTCGGTGAGCGTCCCACTGCGCGGCATGCACAAGATGTCCGCCTACCGGATCGTCCTGACGCCGGGCGGCTCGGGCACCCCCGCCACACCCGTCGTGCCGTGGACCGGCTCGTACGAGGCCGAGGACGCGGCCATCACCGGCGGGCAGGTCTACACCCAGGGCACGGTCGACAACGCCAATGGGTACGCGGCCTCCGGGACGAAGGACGTCGGTTCGCTCAACACGGCGGCCAGCAAGGTCGACTTCACGGTGACGGTCCCGAAGACGGGGACGTACGACCTGGCGGTCCTGTACGGCAACCAGTCCGGGACACCGGCCACACAGAAGCTGTCGGTCGACAACCGGGACACGGTCACAGTCACCTACCCCTCCACCGAGAACTGGACCTACCGCGCCAAGAAGGACCTGGCCGTCGAGCTGACCGCCGGCACCCATGTGCTGACCCTGGGCAAGGGCGACGCCGAGGTCACCCTCGACCGCGTCGACCTGACCGCCCGCACATCCGCCGAGCCGTCCGCCTCCTACGAGGCCACGCTGGCGGACCTCGACGGGAAGCCGTCCTTCGACTACTCCTCCTCCGCCGGTGTCGGCACCGGCGCCCTGGTCCTGCGCGCGGGCGACCAGGCGGTCTTCGACGTCTACGCGCCCCGCGACGGCTACTTCACCGTGGTCCCACAGGCCTCGGCGGCGGTGCGGCTCGGCCTGCACGGGGAGACGGTGACGGCGGCGCCCGGACAGCCACTGCGGCTGTATCTCGTGGCGGGCAACAACCGCCTGCGGGTCACGGCCCAGCAGTCCGCGATCCGCTCGCTCGACGTCTCCGGCGCCGGTTCGACCGCCGGCACGCTCTCCTACGAGGGTGCCTCGGCGACGCTGGCGGGCGGGGCCAGGCTCGTCGACTCCACGTACGCCTCCGCCGGTTCGTACATCGGCGACCTCGGCAACAGCGCGTCCAGCACCGCCGAGTTCACGGTGGACGCCCCGAAGGCCGGCCGCCATGTCCTGGTCGTCCACTACGCGCACAACGACCGGCGCGACAACGGCCACGCCTACAACACGGACATCATGTCCCGTACGGCCGACATCACGGTGGGCGGCGCCGCACCCGTCAGGGCCACCTTCAAGAACACCTGGGGCTGGCACGACTACTGGACGCTGAGTGTCCCCGTGGAACTGGAGAAGGGCTCCAACAAGGTGACCTTCGCGAATGCGAGCGGCTGGGCGCCGGACATCGACCGGATCGAACTGGGCCGGATCGTCGGTTGA